The Pseudomonas aeruginosa genome includes the window ACTGGTCGGCGGCTTCGGTTTCTGCGTCTGGATGTACCAGCTACTGGCCGGCCCGCCCGGGCCGCCGGCCTGAGGTCGGGTATGAGCAGTCGCCGAGAGCTGTTCCGCCGCCTCGGCGGGCACCCGCCGACGCGTCGCCCGCCGTGGACCGCCGCCGACTTCGCCGCAGGCTGCACAGGCTGCGCCGCCTGCGTCGAGGCCTGCCCGGAAGGCGTGCTGAAGCTCGGCGCCGGTCGGCTCGTCGAACTCGACCTCTCCAGCGCCGGCTGCACGCTGTGCGGGGAATGCGCCAGCCGCTGCGAGGCCGGCCTGTTCGATGGCGCGGGCCCGGCCTTCCCCTGGATCGCCACGATCGGCGAAGCCTGCCTGGCCCTGGCCGGGATCCACTGCCGCAGTTGCCAGGACGCCTGCGAACCCGCCGCGATCCGCTTCCGCCCGGCCCCCGGCGGCGTCGCCCTGGCCGAGCTGGACAGCCAGCGCTGCAACGGCTGCGGCGCCTGCCTGGCGCCCTGTCCGAGCCAGGCCATCCAACTGCGCGCGCTATCCACCAAGGAGTCTCCACGACATGCCTGAAGCCCTGCAGATCGCCAGCCTCATCCTGCATTGCCGACCCGAGCGACTGCCGGCGGTGAAGGCCAACCTGGCGCTGCTCGACGGCCTGGAGATCTACCAGGAAAGCCCGCAGGGCAAGCTGATCCTGGTGCTGGAAGCCGAACGCGAAGAACAGATTCTCGACACCCTGGGCCAGTTGCAGAACCTGCCAGGAGTGCTCAACGCCGTGCTGGTCTACCACGAGATCCTGCACGACGACGATAGCAACGACGCGGCGGCCATGACCGACCGCGCGATACCGTGCTCGCCCGAGGAGACAATCGATGAACCTCACCCGTCGTGAATTCGCCAAGGCCAACGCCGCCGCCATCGCCGCGGCGGCGGCCGGCCTGCCGATCCTGGTCCGCGCCAGCAACCTGGTGACCGAGGCGGACGTCACCAGCCTGGTCTGGAACAAGGCCCCCTGCCGCTTCTGCGGCACCGGTTGCAGCGTGATGGTCGCCACCCGCGACGGCCAGGTGGTGGCCACCCATGGCGACATCAAGGCCGAGGTCAACCGCGGGATCAACTGCGTGAAGGGCTACTTCCTGTCGAAGATCATGTACGGCAGCGACCGCCTGACCCGCCCGCTGCTGCGCATGAAGGACGGCAAGTTCGACAAGCAGGGCGAGTTCCAGCCGATCAGTTGGGAACAGGCCTTCGACATCATGGCCGAGAAGTTCAAGGCCGCGCTCAAGGCCAAGGGACCGGAGTCGGTCGGCATGTTCGGCTCCGGCCAGTGGACGGTCTGGGAAGGCTATGCGGCGAACAAGCTGTTCAAGGCCGGCCTGCGCAGCAACAACATCGACCCCAACGCCCGCCACTGCATGGCCTCGGCGGTGATGGGCTTCATGCGCAGCTTCGGCATGGACGAGCCGATGGGCTGCTACGACGACATCGAGGCCACCGACAGCTTCGTCCTCTGGGGCTCGAACATGGCCGAGATGCACCCGGTGCTCTGGTCGCGGGTCACCGACCGCCGGCTCAGCGCGCCGCAGGTCAAGGTCGCGGTGCTGTCCACCTTCGAGCACCGCAGCTTCGAGCTGGCCGACTTGCCCATGGTGTTCAAGCCGCAGACCGACCTGATCATCCTCAACTATATCGCCAACCACATCATCGAGAGCGGCGCGGTGAACCGCGACTTCGTCGAGCGCCACGTGCGCTTCGCCCATGGCGCCGAGGACATCGGCTACGGCCTGCGCCCGGACGACCCGCTGGAGAAGAAGGCGAAGAACGCCGACAAGGCCAACACCTGGAGCGATATCGACTTCAAGGCCTTCGCCGAGTTCGTCAAGCCCTATACCCTGGAGCGCACCGCGCGCGAAAGCGGCGTGCCGGCCGAGCGGCTGAAGGCCCTCGCCGAACTCTACGCCGACCCCAAGCGCAAGGTGGTGTCGTTCTGGACCATGGGCTTCAACCAGCACACCCGCGGGGTCTGGGCGAACAACCTGATCTACAACATCCACCTGCTCACCGGGAAGATCAGCGAACCGGGCAACAGCCCCTTCTCGCTCACCGGCCAGCCCTCGGCCTGCGGCACCGCGCGCGAGGTCGGCACCTTCTCCCACCGGCTCCCCGCCGACCTGGTGGTGACCAACCCGAAGCACCGGGAAACCGCGGAGAAGATCTGGAAGGTGCCGGCCGGCACCATCCAGGAGAAGGTCGGCTTCCACGCCGTGCAGCAGAGCCGGATGCTCAAGGACGGCGTGCTCAACGTCTACTGGACCCAGGTCAGCAACAACATGCAGGCCGGTCCCAACGTGATGCAGGAAGTGCTGCCCGGCTGGCGCAACCCGGACAACTTCGTGATCGTCTCCGACGTCTACCCCACCGTCTCGGCCCAGGCCGCCGACCTGATCCTGCCCAGCGCCATGTGGGTGGAGAAGGAAGGCGCCTTCGGCAATGCCGAGCGCCGCACGCAGTTCTGGCACCAGTTGGTGAAGGCACCGGGCGAGGCGAAGTCCGACCTCTGGCAGTTGGTGGAATTCTCCAAGCGCTTCACCACCGACGAGGTCTGGCCCGCGGAACTGCTGGCGAAGGCCCCCGAGCTGAAGGGCAAGACCCTCTATGACGTGCTGTTCCGCAACGGCCAGGTCGACCGCTTCCCGGCCAGCGACCTGGCCAAGGGCTACGCCAACGACGAGGTCGACGCATTCGGCTTCTATATCCAGAAGGGTCTGTTCGAGGAATACGCCGCCTTTGGTCGCGGCCACGGCCACGACCTCGCCCCCTTCGACGCCTACCACGAGGCGCGCGGCCTGCGCTGGCCGGTGGTGGACGGCAAGGAGACCCGCTGGCGCTACCGCGAGGGCTACGACCCCTACGTGAGCAAGGGCAGTGGCGTGCAGTTCTATGGCTATCCGGACAAGAAGGCGATTGCCTTCGCCCTGCCCTACGAGCCGCCGGCCGAGGCGCCGGACCAGGACTACCCGTTCTGGCTCGCCACCGGCCGGGTGCTCGAACACTGGCACACCGGGAGCATGACCGCGCGGGTCCCGGAGCTGTACAAGGCGGTGCCCGACGCGCTGGTCTACATGCACCCGGAGGATGCGCGCCAGCTCAAGCTGCGCCGCGGCAGCGAGGTCAAGGTGGTGAGCCGGCGCGGCGAGATCCGCGCGCGGGTCGAGACCCGCGGGCGCAACAAGCCGCCCCAGGGGCTGGTGTTCGTGCCGTTCTTCGACGCCAACAAGCTGATCAACAAGGTCACCCTGGACGCCACCGACCCGATTTCCAAGCAGACCGACTACAAGAAGTGCGCCGTTCGCATCGAACTGCTCAACCTGGCCTGAGGAGCGCGCCATGAAACCTCTGCTGACTGCCCTGCTCCTCGTCCTGCTCGGCGCCCCCGCGGCCTTCGCCGCCGACCTCGGCTACCCGCTGGACGCGCCCGCCCCGACGGCCGCCGCCCCGGCGGCACGCTGGCCGAAAGCCGCCCCGCGCCGCCGCTGGCGGCCGAGGAAAACAAGGACCTGAAACGCGAGCGCAACTACCCCGAGCAGCCGCCGACCATTCCCCACAGCATCGTCGGCTATCGCATCGACAAGGACAGCAACAAGTGCCTGTCCTGCCACAGCCGCGCCAACAGCGCGCGAACCCAGGCGGTGATGATCAGCATCACCCACTACATGGACCGCGACGGCCAGCCGCTGGCCGCCGTCTCGCCGCGCCGCTACTTCTGCGTGCAGTGCCATGTGCCGCAACAGGACGTAAAGCCGCTGGTCGACAACCGCTTCGAGAACATCGACCAGATCCTCGAGAAAGAAGCCGCCAATGCGGCGCGCAAACCCTGAGGGAGGCCGCATGAAAGCACTCATCGCCTGGCTGGCCGGTTACTGGCGGGTCCTGCGTCGTCCCAGCGTGCATTTCAGCCTGGGCTTCCTCACCCTCGGCGGCTTCATCGCCGGGATCGTCTTCTGGGGCGGCTTCAACACCGCCCTGGAGGCGACCAACACCGAGACCTTCTGCATTTCCTGCCACGAGATGCGCGACAACGTGTTCGTCGAACTCAAGGACACCATCCACTACAGCAACCGTTCCGGAGTCCGCGCCACCTGTCCCGACTGCCACGTGCCACACAAGTGGACCGACAAGATCGCGCGCAAGATGCAGGCCTCCAAGGAGGTCTGGGGCAAGATCTTCGGCACCATCAACACCCGCGAGAAATTCCTCGATCACCGCCGCGAGCTGGCCGAGCACGAATGGGCACGACTCAAGGCCAACGATTCGCTGGAATGCCGCAACTGCCACAACTTCGAGTTCATGGACTTCACCCGGCAGAGCGTGCGCGCGCGGCAGATGCACTCCACCGCCCTGGCCAGCGGCGAAGCCACCTGCATCGACTGCCACAAGGGGATCGCCCACCACCTGCCGGACATGACCGGGGTGAAGGGCTGGTAGCGCCGCCCGCGGACCGGGCGGCGCGGCGCAATCAGGGCTGGGCGCCCTTCAGCGCCTCGAGGATCTTGCGCCCGGCGCGACCGTCGGCCGGGGTCAGGCCGAGGCGCTTCTGCTCGGCCTGGATCGCCTTGCGCGTGCTGGTGCCGATCAGCCCGTCGGCCTCGCCGATGTCGTAGCCGCGCGCCAGCAACGCCTTCTGCAATTGCTTGCGCTCGAGCCGGCTGATGCCCGGGTCGTCGGTCGGCCAGGACGCCACCAGGCCGCTGCCGCCGCGCAGGCGGTCGGAAAGCAGGGCGATGGCCAGCGCGTAGCTTTCCGCGGCGTTGTAGGAATAGATCGCATCGTAGTTGCGATAGACCAGGAAGGCCGGGCCCTGGGCCCCGGCCGGCAGGAGGATCGCGGCCTTCTCGTCGCCGCCCGGCAGCGGCTGGCCGTCGACCCGCCTCACCCCACGGGCGACCCAGGCCGACAGCGGCTGGCGCTTGCCGCGCCCGGCCAGGCTGGCGGGGAAGTCGGCCGGCACCTTCACTTCATAGCCCCACGGCTGTCCCGTGCGCCAGCCAGCCTTCTTCAGGTAGTTGGCGGTGGAACCGAGGGCATCCGGCACGCTGCCTACCAGGTCGCGGCGACCGTCGCCGTCGAAGTCCACGGCGATCCGCGCGTAGGTCGATGGCATGAACTGGGTATGGCCGAAGGCCCCGGCCCAGGAGCCGGTGATGCCGGCGTCGCGGATGTCGCCGGCCTGCAACAGCTTCAGGGTGGCGAGGAACTCGCCCTGGAAGAACGACTGGCGGCGCCCGTAGCAGGACAGGGTCGACAGCGAGGTCAGCAGCGGACGCTTGCCGAAGATCCGCCCGTAGTCGCTTTCCACGCCCCACACCGCCACCACCGTGTACTTGTCCACGCCGTAGCGCGCGGCCACCTGGTCGAGCAGCTTGTCGTGCTGGGCGAGCATCGCCTTGCCATCGCTGACCCGCTGCTCGTCCACCAGACCGGCCAGGTAGTCCCACAGCGGGGTGGTGAACTCCGGCTGCGCGTCGAGCAGGTCGAGCACGCTGAGGTCGGCCTGCAGGCCGCTGGTGAAGCGCTCATAACTGTCGGCGGAAATGCCCTGCGCCTGGGCCTTCTTCTGCAGGCCGGCGAGGCAGGAAGGGAAGGTCGAGGCGTCGGGTTGCGCCAGGGCCAGGGCGGGTAGCAGGGCCAGCGAGGAGAGAAGAAGACTGCGCATGGGGTTTCCTTGTACGGTGAACGGTCATCCATGGCACCGGCGGGCTTCCCCCGGCGCCGAAGGCCTGGTGGCCTGTACGGTTGACTCGGTGATCGGCGTTCGACTGGTCGAGTCAGCCACACGGGCCACTAGCCTACCGTCCCGCCGGGTGCGGCGCCATCTCCGCCCTGAAAGGCGGGTGAAACCTTGCTCGGGCAGACTGGCGGCGGAATACGCATGCCGGGTGTCTCGCGGCCGATCCGCCGCGTCACATCCGTGCCCGAACGCGCTGCGCCACCCGCGCGTCCGTTTTCCGGGCACTGGCCGGGCGTTCGCCGGTCCAAGCAGTGTTCCCCGCCTCCGTCCACAAGCCGGAGCCGGCCCCGACGGTCCCAGACCACCGCAGGAAAGCCGGGCGGCCGCCACCCGCCACCGCCCCGGGCTTTCCACCCTCACTACACGTTTCGGAGTACAACCTTGATCCACTGGTTGAGCGACCCGACGTTCTGGACAGCCCTGCTGCAGATCGTCGCCATCGATATCCTCCTGGGCGGCGACAACGCCGTAGTCATCGCCCTCGCCTGCCGGCACCTGCCGGCGCACCGGCGCAAGCAGGCGATCTTCGGCGGCGTCGCCGGTGCCATCCTGATCCGCATCCTGCTGCTGTTCTTCGCCCTGCACCTGCTCGACCTGCCCTACCTCAAGGTAATCGGCGCGCTCCTGCTGCTGTGGATCGGCATCAAGCTGCTGCTGCCGGAGGAGGAGAACGGCGACGACATCAAGGGCAGCACCCACCTGCTCGGCGCGATCAAGACCATCATCATCGCCGACGCGGTGATGAGCCTGGACAACGTCATCGCCCTGTCCGCCGCCTCGGCCGGAGATTTCTTCCTGGTCTCCCTGGGCGTGCTGATCAGCATCCCGATCATCGTCTGGGGCAGCCAGCTGATCCTGCGCCTGATCGACCGCTTCCCGCTGATCATCCTCTTCGGCGGCGGCCTGCTCGGCTGGATCGCCGGCGGCATGCTGCTCACCGACAGCGCCCTGAAGCCCTGGCTGGCGCCCTACGCGCAATGGGATTCCTACCTGCACTACGGTGCGGCGGCCTTCGGCGCGCTGTTCGTGATCCTCCTCGGCAGCCTCCTGGCGCGCCGCCAGTTGAAGCAGCGGCATGCCGCGCCGGCGGACGCCGCCGAAAGCGAAGGCCGCTAAGAGCAACGGGGCGCCCAGGGGCGCCCCGTCCTCTTTCTCCGGCTCAGATATTGGTGCTCGCCGGGATCCGGCTCGGCAACAGGTACTCGTAGGGCCTGCGGCGCGCCTGGTTGCGCGTGCGAATGGTCGCCTCGACCTCCTTCAGGCGTGCCTGGAAGCGCTCCAGCGGGCCGCCGCTGGCGGTCACCCGCCTGTCCGAAAACACCGGCGCGTAGGGGAACCCGGTCTGCCGGTAGTCGCCCAGGCGACCGTGGTAGACCGAACCGAGCAGGTGATAGATGTTCACCTTCTCCAGCGCCACCAGGGTCGGCGGCATCATCTTCAACCAATCGGCCTCGCTCTTGCCGCCTGGCGAGTCCGGTGCCGGCGCCGCGCTCATGGCACAGATGGCTGGTGCGTAGGTCATCATCGAAGGCTGGGGAAAATTGACCGCCGCATGCTGCGCGGAGGCAGTGAAGATCACCATGGTCAGCACCTCGACCAGTTGGCTGCGACCGGTGATCGGGCGGAACCCGGCCACCTTGCCGCTGCCGATCACCTCGCCGACCCAGGCCGCCAGTTCGACGTCAGCGGTGACGTCGCCGTCGCTGGCGTAGTACACCGCCACGTAGTCGGCCGCCCACTGGCGGATGGCATTCCATACCAGCAGGCCGTCGTCGCGGTAGGGGTAGTCCGGTAACGCGGCCGGGTCGTCGACGTTCCGCGCCTTCAGGCTCTCCGGCAACATGCCGCGGTAGAAGTCGAAACCCAGCCGGTTGCCGCCGGCGGTGGCCTGGGTGTCCTGGATCGGCGCGGCGAACATCACGTCGATGAAGCCCGCGCTGGGCAACAGGATCCGCGCCGCCCCCTCGTTGATGAACAGGGTGCCCTCGAAGTGCGGGGCGAGCAGGACGTGCAGCGGATGGCTGGGCGCCAGGGTGCGCTGGGTGGCCAGGCAGAACGCCTCGCTCACCAGGTGGGTCTGGGCCAGGTGGACGAACATCTCGTGGTAGTTCTCCTCGGCGACCTGGACCACCGTCTTGGCCATCTGCCAACCCCAGTACAGATCACTCTCCGACTCCGCGGGACGCACGAACATCGGATGGGTAGCGGGGTCCTGGCCGCACTGGATGGCCACCGGCAACAGCCTCGCCCGATCCTTGCCAAGGGCGAACAGGGCGATCGGCGCATAGGCGAAGCCCTTCCCGGTGAGCAGTTTGTCCACCGCTCCCGACGGCGCCAGCTTGCCCAGCTCGGCGTAGTCCAGCAGGTACAGGCGGCGGCTGGCGGCGGCCTCCAGCAAGCTGTCGTCGGCGCCCATCACCCGGCGGAACTGCTCTTCGCCCAGCGGAAAGTTGGCCGGCAGCGCATCGACGCGGCGGATCAGCAGCGGATTAGGCCCGGCCACCCGCCAGTAGGCGAACGCTTCGTCGTCACGGAAGCTGTCGGCGACCTCCGGCAGGCGCAGGGTGCCGAACACCGCGCGGAAGCGATTCAGGCCGTCGCCCTGTCCACCCTGGGTAACCAGGTTGCTGGCGCTCTTGAGGATGTCGTCGACCAGCAGGCCGACCCGCGTCAGCAAGGCGATCACCCGCGTCTGCAATTCCGTGAAGCGCAGCAGCAGGCTGCCGGCCGCGGCCGGATCGTTCTTCGCCTCCTCCAGCAACGCCTCGTGGACCTGGCGCGCCGCTTCCAGA containing:
- the napA gene encoding nitrate reductase catalytic subunit NapA, with the translated sequence MNLTRREFAKANAAAIAAAAAGLPILVRASNLVTEADVTSLVWNKAPCRFCGTGCSVMVATRDGQVVATHGDIKAEVNRGINCVKGYFLSKIMYGSDRLTRPLLRMKDGKFDKQGEFQPISWEQAFDIMAEKFKAALKAKGPESVGMFGSGQWTVWEGYAANKLFKAGLRSNNIDPNARHCMASAVMGFMRSFGMDEPMGCYDDIEATDSFVLWGSNMAEMHPVLWSRVTDRRLSAPQVKVAVLSTFEHRSFELADLPMVFKPQTDLIILNYIANHIIESGAVNRDFVERHVRFAHGAEDIGYGLRPDDPLEKKAKNADKANTWSDIDFKAFAEFVKPYTLERTARESGVPAERLKALAELYADPKRKVVSFWTMGFNQHTRGVWANNLIYNIHLLTGKISEPGNSPFSLTGQPSACGTAREVGTFSHRLPADLVVTNPKHRETAEKIWKVPAGTIQEKVGFHAVQQSRMLKDGVLNVYWTQVSNNMQAGPNVMQEVLPGWRNPDNFVIVSDVYPTVSAQAADLILPSAMWVEKEGAFGNAERRTQFWHQLVKAPGEAKSDLWQLVEFSKRFTTDEVWPAELLAKAPELKGKTLYDVLFRNGQVDRFPASDLAKGYANDEVDAFGFYIQKGLFEEYAAFGRGHGHDLAPFDAYHEARGLRWPVVDGKETRWRYREGYDPYVSKGSGVQFYGYPDKKAIAFALPYEPPAEAPDQDYPFWLATGRVLEHWHTGSMTARVPELYKAVPDALVYMHPEDARQLKLRRGSEVKVVSRRGEIRARVETRGRNKPPQGLVFVPFFDANKLINKVTLDATDPISKQTDYKKCAVRIELLNLA
- a CDS encoding lytic murein transglycosylase, coding for MRSLLLSSLALLPALALAQPDASTFPSCLAGLQKKAQAQGISADSYERFTSGLQADLSVLDLLDAQPEFTTPLWDYLAGLVDEQRVSDGKAMLAQHDKLLDQVAARYGVDKYTVVAVWGVESDYGRIFGKRPLLTSLSTLSCYGRRQSFFQGEFLATLKLLQAGDIRDAGITGSWAGAFGHTQFMPSTYARIAVDFDGDGRRDLVGSVPDALGSTANYLKKAGWRTGQPWGYEVKVPADFPASLAGRGKRQPLSAWVARGVRRVDGQPLPGGDEKAAILLPAGAQGPAFLVYRNYDAIYSYNAAESYALAIALLSDRLRGGSGLVASWPTDDPGISRLERKQLQKALLARGYDIGEADGLIGTSTRKAIQAEQKRLGLTPADGRAGRKILEALKGAQP
- a CDS encoding cytochrome c3 family protein, producing the protein MKALIAWLAGYWRVLRRPSVHFSLGFLTLGGFIAGIVFWGGFNTALEATNTETFCISCHEMRDNVFVELKDTIHYSNRSGVRATCPDCHVPHKWTDKIARKMQASKEVWGKIFGTINTREKFLDHRRELAEHEWARLKANDSLECRNCHNFEFMDFTRQSVRARQMHSTALASGEATCIDCHKGIAHHLPDMTGVKGW
- a CDS encoding chaperone NapD; amino-acid sequence: MPEALQIASLILHCRPERLPAVKANLALLDGLEIYQESPQGKLILVLEAEREEQILDTLGQLQNLPGVLNAVLVYHEILHDDDSNDAAAMTDRAIPCSPEETIDEPHPS
- a CDS encoding lipoxygenase family protein; amino-acid sequence: MKRRSVLLSGVALSGTALANDSIFFSPLKYLGAEQQRSIDASRSLLDNLIPPSLPQYDNLAGKLARRAVLTSKKLVYVWTENFANVKGVPMARSVPLGELPNVDWLLKTAGVIVELIVNFVASLPASAAAQFERIAAGLSGDLEAARQVHEALLEEAKNDPAAAGSLLLRFTELQTRVIALLTRVGLLVDDILKSASNLVTQGGQGDGLNRFRAVFGTLRLPEVADSFRDDEAFAYWRVAGPNPLLIRRVDALPANFPLGEEQFRRVMGADDSLLEAAASRRLYLLDYAELGKLAPSGAVDKLLTGKGFAYAPIALFALGKDRARLLPVAIQCGQDPATHPMFVRPAESESDLYWGWQMAKTVVQVAEENYHEMFVHLAQTHLVSEAFCLATQRTLAPSHPLHVLLAPHFEGTLFINEGAARILLPSAGFIDVMFAAPIQDTQATAGGNRLGFDFYRGMLPESLKARNVDDPAALPDYPYRDDGLLVWNAIRQWAADYVAVYYASDGDVTADVELAAWVGEVIGSGKVAGFRPITGRSQLVEVLTMVIFTASAQHAAVNFPQPSMMTYAPAICAMSAAPAPDSPGGKSEADWLKMMPPTLVALEKVNIYHLLGSVYHGRLGDYRQTGFPYAPVFSDRRVTASGGPLERFQARLKEVEATIRTRNQARRRPYEYLLPSRIPASTNI
- the napF gene encoding ferredoxin-type protein NapF, which gives rise to MSSRRELFRRLGGHPPTRRPPWTAADFAAGCTGCAACVEACPEGVLKLGAGRLVELDLSSAGCTLCGECASRCEAGLFDGAGPAFPWIATIGEACLALAGIHCRSCQDACEPAAIRFRPAPGGVALAELDSQRCNGCGACLAPCPSQAIQLRALSTKESPRHA
- a CDS encoding TerC family protein, with product MIHWLSDPTFWTALLQIVAIDILLGGDNAVVIALACRHLPAHRRKQAIFGGVAGAILIRILLLFFALHLLDLPYLKVIGALLLLWIGIKLLLPEEENGDDIKGSTHLLGAIKTIIIADAVMSLDNVIALSAASAGDFFLVSLGVLISIPIIVWGSQLILRLIDRFPLIILFGGGLLGWIAGGMLLTDSALKPWLAPYAQWDSYLHYGAAAFGALFVILLGSLLARRQLKQRHAAPADAAESEGR